In Lotus japonicus ecotype B-129 chromosome 5, LjGifu_v1.2, one genomic interval encodes:
- the LOC130719676 gene encoding uncharacterized protein LOC130719676, translating to MRAPPNKVSTKGRRKGSSKKVTAKSIKVPSQRSTKRLASRWERIDVQYPGSYEGSNSTPNTVIPPKRVKNQSLRPSMLRQIPEEFHPFIDSLVHVEGDGHCGFRCVAAMLDMGEDEWPTVRQNLIQELDTEFGMYCSIFGIAEANEIRCALHVTSDGPVGDDKWMTVPNMAYIIATTYKVVFMTLAISGCSIFFPLRGSPDPPALHKRMAVAFVNTNHFIGVVLRDGHPMPLTAHMWTYNRRVEAQTWVDPYSARIAAYSAYLTAKHGGGDPSVVDLSEE from the exons ATGCGTGCTCCTCCAAATAAGGTCTCAACTAAGGGTAGGCGAAAAGGCTCTTCGAAAAAGGTCACAGCAAAGAGTATCAAAGTACCTAGTCAGCGCTCTACAAAACGTCTTGCATCTCGTTGGGAGCGTATTGATGTGCAATATCCGGGCTCTTATGAAGGTAGCAACTCCACACCAAATACTGTCATTCCTCCAAAACGAGTGAAGAATCAAAGCCTCCGCCCAAGCATGTTGAGACAAATCCCCGAAGAGTTTCATCCATTCATTGATTCCTTGGTTCATGTAGAGGGAGACGGACACTGCGGATTTAGATGTGTTGCTGCAATGTTGGATATGGGAGAAGACGAATGGCCGACTGTTCGTCAGAATTTGATCCAGGAACTTGACACTGAGTTTGGCATGTATTGTTCAATATTTGGGATAGCTGAGGCAAATGAGATACGTTGTGCTTTACATGTCACTTCAGATGGGCCAGTAGGAGACGATAAGTGGATGACCGTTCCTAATATGGCATACATTATAGCCACAACTTATAAAGTGGTGTTCATGACCCTTGCTATTAGTGGATGTAGCATTTTCTTCCCGTTGAGAGGAAGTCCTGACCCACCGGCACTCCACAAACGCATGGCAGTTGCATTTGTTAACACAAATCACTTTATTGGG GTTGTTCTTCGTGATGGGCACCCAATGCCGCTCACTGCTCACATGTGGACATATAACCGCAGGGTTGAGGCCCAGACATGGGTTGATCCATATTCTGCTCGAATTGCCGCTTATAGTGCATATCTTACCGCTAAACATGGTGGTGGTGATCCCTCAGTAGTCGACCTTAGTGAGGAATAA